In Helianthus annuus cultivar XRQ/B chromosome 8, HanXRQr2.0-SUNRISE, whole genome shotgun sequence, a single genomic region encodes these proteins:
- the LOC110870070 gene encoding uncharacterized protein LOC110870070 — MMQKYLDAMEICKFVGYLDLFITVTCNPNCPEIYRCLHDKALNAEDRSDIISRLFKCKLDHLIKDFKKHKFFGDIQAAHYTKISVMYTVEFQKCGLPRAHICLFLGAESKFPNASDIDRVITAKIPDKERDPELYELVMQFMIHGPCVTDNPLCPCMVQQKCSKKFPKKYVDETCVDSEGYPVYRRRQTSNTVVKNGVTLDNRLCSPAQKGPDRVAASVFQANSTKNNTEQNVAVDEIKAYLDCRYISACEAAWRIFMYDIHYRYPAVEVLHFHCEDGQSIVYNDHDNLCVIVTDPTVKMTMFTEWMNCNKVDEFARTLRYVHFPGYYVWNPKNRKWNRRKHPYGSIGRVFQTFKDACFARGLLDDDKEYVNAVKEASTWSTGDFLRTFLVMLLLSNSISRPGVFWLETKSLLCEDILYQQRKITGIADLDLQHELENICLSEIEKLLLTNGSTVRNFDDMLSVLENYVSLSDNRLIMKELSYDRLALQREHDHYVKCLTAEQERIYKIVMEAIEKGDGGVFFVYGYGGTGKTFFLEDILSYITIKR; from the exons ATGATGCAAAAGTACTTGGATGCTATGGAAATTTGCAAGTTTGTTGGATATCTCGATTTATTCATAACGGTGACTTGTAATCCAAACTGTCCTGAGATTTACAGGTGTTTGCACGATAAAGCTCTTAATGCTGAAGACAGATCAGATATTATCTCTAGATTATTCAAGTGTAAATTGGATCATCTTATAAAAGATTTCAAGAAACATAAATTCTTTGGTGATATACAAGCAG CCCACTATACAAAAATTTCAGTTATGTATACAGTGGAATTTCAGAAGTGTGGACTCCCACGTGCTCACATATGTTTGTTCTTGGGTGCTGAAAGCAAATTTCCAAATGCATCTGATATTGATCGTGTTATTACTGCTAAGATACCAGATAAAGAAAGAGATCCTGAATTATATGAGCTTGTCATGCAGTTTATGATTCATGGACCATGTGTTACAGATAACCCACTTTGCCCATGTATGGTTCAGCAAAAATGTTCTAAAAAGTTTCCCAAAAAATATGTAGATGAGACTTGTGTTGATTCTGAAGGATATCCTGTCTATCGTCGCCGTCAAACAAGTAATACGGTAGTAAAGAATGGTGTGACACTTGATAATAGATTATGCTCTCCTGCTCAGAAA GGGCCTGATAGAGTCGCTGCTTCTGTTTTTCAAGCGAATAGCACCAAGAATAATACGGAACAGAATGTAGCTGTAGATGAGATAAAAGCATACCTTGATTGTAGATATATCTCTGCTTGTGAAGCTGCTTGGAGAATATTCATGTATGATATACATTATAGATATCCAGCTGTTGAAGTATTACATTTTCATTGTGAAGATGGTCAGAGTATTGTGTATAACGATCATGATAATTTGTGTGTTATTGTTACTGATCCAACTGTGAAAATGACAATGTTTACAGAGTGGATGAATTGTAATAAAGTCGATGAATTTGCCAGGACATTGAGGTATGTTCATTTTCCGGGATATTATGTATGGAATCCTAAAAATCGCAAATGGAATCGAAGAAAGCATCCGTATGGATCAATTGGGAGG gtttttcaaacatttaaaGATGCATGTTTTGCCCGGGGGCTGTTGGATGATGATAAAGAATATGTTAATGCTGTCAAAGAAGCTAGCACATGGTCAACTGGAGATTTCTTGAGGACCTTTCTTGTAATGTTGTTGCTGTCAAATTCGATATCTCGTCCTGGTGTTTTTTGGTTAGAAACGAAGTCCCTGTTATGTGAAGACATTCTGTATCAGCAACGAAAGATAACTGGTATTGCAG ATTTGGATCttcaacatgaacttgaaaatatcTGTCTATCCGAAATTGAAAAGTTGCTACTTACCAATGGAAGTACAGTGAGAAATTTTGATGATATGCTTAGTGTTCTAGAAAATTATGTTTCATTGTCGGACAATCGATTGATAATGAAAGAATTATCGTATGACAGACTAGCTCTTCAAAGGGAACATGATCATTATGTGAAGTGTTTAACTGCCGAACAGGAAAGGATATATAAAATTGTTATGGAAGCGATTGAAAAAGGTGATGGAGGTGTGTTTTTTGTATATGGTTATGGTGGAACTGGAAAGACGTTTTTTTTGGAAGACATTCTCAGCTACATTACGATCAAAAGGTGA
- the LOC110870069 gene encoding uncharacterized protein LOC110870069, whose product MTHKHCFEALDRTMRDISRSSQPNMQSKPFGGKVILFGGDFRQTLPVIPKGTRTMIVNASLNSSYIWRHCQVLKLTENMRLRVGCQEADLKEIKEFGEWILKLGDGLLGEENDGDIDIEIPDDLLVHDQVNPISSLISFIYRDMNKFLWDLTYFQQRAILAPTNEVVDSINKKLLESQPGEEKVYFSSDSLCQSEEESELNMALFPPDVLNNLRLSGLPNYKLVLKLGAPVMLLRNIDQANGLCNGKCLQITKLGKVVIEAKIITGLI is encoded by the coding sequence ATGACTCACAAGCATTGTTTCGAGGCTCTTGATAGAACAATGAGAGACATATCACGTTCCAGTCAACCGAACATGCAATCGAAGCCGTTTGGGGGAAAGGTCATTCTATTTGGTGGTGATTTTAGACAAACTCTTCCGGTCATCCCTAAAGGTACCAGAACAATGATAGTCAATGCTTCTTTGAATTCTTCTTATATATGGCGGCACTGTCAAGTACTAAAGCTAACTGAGAATATGAGATTAAGAGTTGGTTGTCAGGAAGCAGATTTGAAAGAAATAAAGGAATTTGGAGAATGGATTTTAAAGCTTGGTGATGGTCTGCTTGGTGAAGAAAATGATGGTGATATTGATATTGAAATACCAGATGATTTACTTGTTCATGACCAAGTCAATCCTATTTCTTCTCTCATTTCATTTATATATCGGGACATGAATAAGTTTTTGTGGGATTTAACGTATTTTCAACAAAGAGCGATTCTTGCTCCAACTAATGAAGTAGTAGATTCAATAAATAAAAAGTTATTAGAGAGTCAGCCCGGTGAAGAAAAGGTTTATTTTAGTTCAGATAGTTTATGCCAATCGGAGGAAGAATCAGAGCTTAATATGGCATTGTTTCCCCCTGATGTGTTAAACAATCTTCGTTTATCTGGTTTACCTAACTATAAATTAGTTCTGAAACTTGGTGCTCCGGTGATGCTACTCAGAAACATTGATCAGGCAAATGGATTGTGTAATGGTAAATGTTTACAAATCACGAAGCTCGGAAAAGTTGTGATTGAAGCAAAAATTATCACAGGGCTAATATAg